The following DNA comes from Microbacterium wangchenii.
TGATGGTCACCGGGACGTCGGTGTGGGCGCCGTTGTAGGTGATCGCCGTGTTCTTGGCGAGGATCGTGATGCCCTTCTCACGCTCCAGGTCGTTGGAGTCCATGGCGCGCTCCTCCATGTGCTCGTGCGAGCCGAAGGAGCCCGTCTGGCGCAGCATGGCGTCAACGAGCGTCGTCTTGCCGTGGTCGACGTGAGCGACGATCGCGACGTTGCGCAGATCGGAACGGAGGGCATGCGCCATGAAGGAATCCTTGAAAGTCGGGGTGCGCCCGGAATCGGGCCGACCCATTCTACCGGGACGGCGCTGCGAACCGGCTGCACCCGGAGATCAGGAGGCTTCGCCCTCGGCCAGGAGCAGCTGGTGACGCAGGTCGCGACGGGCCGCCTGCACCTCCGGATCGGGCACCGGGATGGCCGCGATGAGCCGCTGCGTGTACGGCTCCTTGGGGGCACGCAGGATCTCATCGCGCGTGCCCTGCTCCGCGATCCGCCCGCGGTGCAGCACCACGATGCGGTCGGCGAGGGCGTCCACGACGGCGAGGTCGTGGCTGATGAACAGGCACGCGAACCGGTATTCGCGCTGCAGTTCGCTCAGCAGCTCGAGAACCCGCGCCTGCACGGAGACATCCAGCGCGCTCGTGGGCTCGTCGGCCACGAGCAGACGCGGCTTCAGCGCCAGGGCGCGGGCGATGCCCACGCGCTGCTTCTGACCGCCCGACAGCTCGTGCGGGTAGCGGTTGCGATAGTTGCGCGGAAGCCGCACCTCATCCAGGAGCGCTTCGACACGGCGATCGAGGTCCTTGCCCTTGGCCTCGCCGGCGAGCATGATCGGCTCGCCGATGCTCTCCCCGATCGGCATGCGCGGGTTCAGTGACGACGACGGGTCCTGGAACACGATGCCGACCTTGCGCCGCAGGGACGACACGACCTTGCGCGAGCCGGAGCTGATGTCGATCCCGTCGACGACGAGGCGGCCCTCGGCGATCGGCTGCAGACCGATCGCGGCGCGGCCGATCGTCGACTTGCCGGAGCCGGATTCGCCGACGAGCCCGACGATCTCCCCCTCCGCGATCCCGAGCGTCACATCGTCCACCGCGCGGAACGCCGCCACGCGGCGGCGCTTGCCGTACTCGACCGACACGTGGTCCAGCTCCAGGACGGGCTGGGCGATGACGGGCGCTTCGGCGGCGGCGGCGATCGCCTCCGCGTCGACACCGGCCTCGACCTCCTCCACGACGTGCGCGAGGCTCTCCACGACATCCACGGCGCCGTGCTCGGCGGACTTCTCCCCCAGCCGCGGCACGGCGGCGAGCAGTTCGCGCGTGTACTCCTGCTGGGGGTCGCTGAGGACCTGCCGGACATCTCCCTGCTCGACGATGTCGCCGTCCTTCATGACGACGATCCAGTCGGCCAGGTCGGCCACCACGCCCATGTCGTGGGTGATGAGGAGGATCGCCGAATCCAGGCGGTCGCGCAGGTCGCGCAGCAGGTCGAGGATCTCCGCCTGCACCGTGACATCCAGCGCCGTCGTGGGTTCGTCCGCGATCAGCAGCGCCGGGTCCAGGCTGATGGACTGCGCGATCATGGCCCGCTGCCGCTGTCCGCCGGAGAGCTGGTGCGGGTAGGACGCGAAGGCCTTCTGCGGATCGGGCAGCCCCACCAACCCGAGCAGTTCGAGGGCACGCGCCTCGGCCTCGGCGGGGCTCTTGCTGGTGTGGGCGCGGATGGCCTCGACGACCTGGAAGCCGACCGTGAGCACGGGGTTCAGCGCCGTCATCGGCTCCTGGAAGATCGCGGCGACCTCCGTGCCGCGCAGCTGGCGCAGCGCGCGCGGGTTCAGTCCCAGGATCTCGCGGCCGTTCACCTTGATGCTGCCGCGGACGCGGCTGTTGCGGGGCAGCAGCCCGAGGATCGACATGGAGCTGGCGCTCTTGCCCGACCCCGACTCCCCCACGACGGCGACCACCTGGCCGCGCTGGATCGAGTAGGTCAGGTTCTTGGCGGCGGGAACCCAGACGTCGTCGACGGCGAAGTCGACGCTGACGTCGGTCATCTCCAGCGCCGGGGTCGCCGGCTGTGCGGTCGAGGTCATGAGAGGGTCCTTCCCGTCCCGCGCGGCGGGAGCGAGACGTCGGGGGATGGGAGAATGAACGGATGCCACGCATCGTGTTCCGCTCGAGGTTCAATCAGGTGCTGAGCATCGTCGCGTGGGTCGCGCTGGGGGCGGTGGCCCTGGGCACCCTGCTGACGCCCGGCGCCTTCACGGCCGCACCCGGCATCGTGCTGGGCGCCGTCAGCGGCGCAGCCCTCGTGTGGGCGCTGCTGTGGTCGCCGTACGTGGCGGTCGACGACGAGGCCGCCGAGGTCGCGAACGTGCTGATGGAGTACCGCGTCCCGTGGGCCGCGCTCATCCACGTCGACACCCGCTACGCCCTCGTGCTGCACACCCCGCAGCGTCGCATCAGCGCCACCGCGGCACCGGCGCCCGGCGCCATGACCTCCGTCCGCGCCGCGCGCGCCCATCGGCGCTCCGAAGCGCCCGCCCAGCCGGGCGTGCGTCCGGGCGAGCTGCCCACGACCGACTCCGGACGGGCGGCGGAACTGGTCCGCGATCGCTGGCACCACCTGCGCGACACCGGCCGCATTGAATCCGGTGTGGCCGACCGCATCCCGCTGCAGGCGCGCCCGCGGCTCACGGCGATCGTCGCGATTGTCCTGGGTGTGACCGGGCTGGTGGGCGCGATCCTCCTGGCGTGATCTGAGCGACGGGGTCATGGCGATGGCGGAGTCGAGGACGAGGGCGCCGTCGCCACCGACGACGTCGCCGGAGCGTCGGAGTCCTTCGCGGCCGGCTCCTTCGTCCGCCGCAGCGAGAACCGCTTCTGGCGCGGGTCGAACGCGTCACGCAGCCCGTCTCCGACGAAGTTGACCAGCAGCGCCAGCAGCACGATGAACGTCGCCGGCCACCAGAACAGCCACGGCCGCGTCTGGAAGGCGGACTGGTTGTCGGAGATGATCAGGCCCAGCGACACGTCCGGCGGCTGCACGCCCAGGCGGAGGAAGCTCAGCGCCGTCTCCAGGAGGATCGCGGCCGCTGCCAGCAGGGTCGCCGCGACGATCACGACGCCGATGGCGTTGGGGAGGATGTGCTTGAAGATGATGCGCGCATCGCTGGCCCCGGCCACGCGCGCGGCCTCGACGAACTCGCGCTCGCGCAGGCTCAGGAATTCCGCCCGCACCAGGCGCGCGATCGTGGTCCAGGAGATCAGCGCGAGGAAGAACGCCAGCGGCCACACCCCCAGCCCGCCAGTCGCCCGGCCCACGACGGCACCGATGACGATGATCGGGATGACGATGACGACGTCGGTGATGCGCATCAGGATCGCGTCCACGATGCCGCGGTAGTAGCCGGCGATCGCGCCGACGACCGTGCCGATGACGGTGCCGACGATGCTGATGACGAACATCACGACGATCGAGTTCTGGATGCCGCGCATCGTCATCGCGAAGTAGTCGATGCCGATCCGGTCCTGCCCGAAGGGGTGCTCGCCGAAGGAGATGCCGGAGCCGCCCAGCCACTGCGGGATGAGCGAGAGCGTGGGCGCCCCGCCGTCGAGCTGGGGGTTGAGGGAGGTGTAGTTGTGCTTCCACCATCCGGGGATGGGCCCGAGGCCGACGGCCGAGACGGAGAAGACGGCGATCAGGAGGAACAGGATGCCGGAGACGACGGCGACCTTGTTCCCGAGGAAGCGCCGGAGGATGAGGCGCCCCTGACTGACGCCGACGGTGTGCTCCTCCTCCGGGGAGGGCGGTGCCGGGGTCAGTGCCGGTTCGGGCATCATCTGGGTCATCGGGTGACCT
Coding sequences within:
- a CDS encoding dipeptide ABC transporter ATP-binding protein, coding for MTSTAQPATPALEMTDVSVDFAVDDVWVPAAKNLTYSIQRGQVVAVVGESGSGKSASSMSILGLLPRNSRVRGSIKVNGREILGLNPRALRQLRGTEVAAIFQEPMTALNPVLTVGFQVVEAIRAHTSKSPAEAEARALELLGLVGLPDPQKAFASYPHQLSGGQRQRAMIAQSISLDPALLIADEPTTALDVTVQAEILDLLRDLRDRLDSAILLITHDMGVVADLADWIVVMKDGDIVEQGDVRQVLSDPQQEYTRELLAAVPRLGEKSAEHGAVDVVESLAHVVEEVEAGVDAEAIAAAAEAPVIAQPVLELDHVSVEYGKRRRVAAFRAVDDVTLGIAEGEIVGLVGESGSGKSTIGRAAIGLQPIAEGRLVVDGIDISSGSRKVVSSLRRKVGIVFQDPSSSLNPRMPIGESIGEPIMLAGEAKGKDLDRRVEALLDEVRLPRNYRNRYPHELSGGQKQRVGIARALALKPRLLVADEPTSALDVSVQARVLELLSELQREYRFACLFISHDLAVVDALADRIVVLHRGRIAEQGTRDEILRAPKEPYTQRLIAAIPVPDPEVQAARRDLRHQLLLAEGEAS
- a CDS encoding PH domain-containing protein is translated as MPRIVFRSRFNQVLSIVAWVALGAVALGTLLTPGAFTAAPGIVLGAVSGAALVWALLWSPYVAVDDEAAEVANVLMEYRVPWAALIHVDTRYALVLHTPQRRISATAAPAPGAMTSVRAARAHRRSEAPAQPGVRPGELPTTDSGRAAELVRDRWHHLRDTGRIESGVADRIPLQARPRLTAIVAIVLGVTGLVGAILLA
- a CDS encoding ABC transporter permease — encoded protein: MTQMMPEPALTPAPPSPEEEHTVGVSQGRLILRRFLGNKVAVVSGILFLLIAVFSVSAVGLGPIPGWWKHNYTSLNPQLDGGAPTLSLIPQWLGGSGISFGEHPFGQDRIGIDYFAMTMRGIQNSIVVMFVISIVGTVIGTVVGAIAGYYRGIVDAILMRITDVVIVIPIIVIGAVVGRATGGLGVWPLAFFLALISWTTIARLVRAEFLSLREREFVEAARVAGASDARIIFKHILPNAIGVVIVAATLLAAAAILLETALSFLRLGVQPPDVSLGLIISDNQSAFQTRPWLFWWPATFIVLLALLVNFVGDGLRDAFDPRQKRFSLRRTKEPAAKDSDAPATSSVATAPSSSTPPSP